A genome region from Baekduia alba includes the following:
- the cofD gene encoding 2-phospho-L-lactate transferase yields the protein MDFDSRSPVVVLAGGTGGAKLARGMADVAGDDLVVIANTGDDVEMYGAYVAPDPDLVTFWLADRIDERGWGLAGDTFHVMDGLRELGVDIWFNLGDRDLAYGVRRAELLAGGTRLTDAIAELVAALGVAATVLPMADEPVRTSVLSEDRWIPFQEFMVRERAAPPIADVRYDGAADASVTPEAASALANARAIIVGPSNPVISIGPILAVPGMAEALRDAPAPVVGVSPIVGGQVVKGPTEPFLQWAGVSLDASGIASFYGDLLDGLVADEPLDALAIPTLRADTLLGDPDARRRVATEVLAFAEGLR from the coding sequence ATGGACTTCGACTCCCGTTCTCCGGTGGTCGTGCTGGCCGGCGGCACCGGTGGCGCGAAGCTCGCGCGCGGGATGGCCGACGTGGCCGGCGACGACCTCGTCGTGATCGCCAACACCGGCGACGACGTCGAGATGTACGGCGCCTACGTCGCGCCCGACCCCGATCTCGTGACGTTCTGGCTCGCCGACCGCATCGACGAGCGCGGCTGGGGCCTGGCCGGCGACACGTTCCACGTCATGGACGGCCTGCGCGAGCTCGGCGTCGACATCTGGTTCAACCTCGGCGACCGCGACCTCGCCTACGGCGTCCGCCGCGCCGAGCTGCTGGCCGGCGGCACGCGCCTCACGGACGCGATCGCCGAGCTGGTCGCGGCCCTCGGCGTCGCGGCGACCGTCCTCCCCATGGCCGACGAGCCGGTCCGCACGAGCGTCCTCTCCGAGGACCGCTGGATCCCGTTCCAGGAGTTCATGGTCCGCGAGCGCGCCGCGCCGCCGATCGCCGACGTGCGCTACGACGGCGCCGCCGACGCGAGCGTGACGCCGGAGGCCGCGAGCGCCCTGGCCAACGCGCGGGCGATCATCGTGGGACCCTCCAACCCGGTGATCTCGATCGGCCCCATCCTCGCCGTGCCCGGCATGGCCGAGGCCCTGCGCGACGCGCCGGCGCCCGTCGTCGGCGTCTCGCCCATCGTCGGCGGCCAGGTCGTCAAGGGCCCGACCGAGCCGTTCCTGCAGTGGGCGGGCGTGTCGTTGGACGCGTCCGGCATCGCGAGCTTCTACGGCGACCTCCTCGACGGCCTCGTCGCCGACGAGCCGCTCGACGCGCTGGCGATCCCGACGCTGCGCGCCGACACGCTGCTCGGCGACCCCGACGCCCGCCGGCGCGTGGCGACCGAGGTCCTGGCCTTCGCGGAGGGCCTGCGCTGA
- a CDS encoding thioesterase family protein, translating into MSTTEIHEHAFVAEGLLLTDVRGSLPHRVLSTPGMIGMMEHAATTLATSHIAPGTTTVGFEVCVKHVAGAVEGAHCVARAVLKEIVEDRKLRFDVEVVDGERTIGVGTHERRVVGAVE; encoded by the coding sequence GTGAGCACCACCGAGATCCACGAGCACGCGTTCGTCGCGGAGGGGCTTCTGCTCACCGACGTGCGCGGCTCATTGCCCCATCGCGTGCTGTCCACGCCGGGCATGATCGGGATGATGGAGCACGCGGCGACGACGCTCGCGACGTCCCACATCGCGCCCGGGACGACGACCGTCGGCTTCGAGGTCTGCGTCAAGCACGTGGCCGGCGCGGTCGAGGGTGCGCACTGCGTCGCGCGGGCCGTGTTGAAGGAGATCGTCGAGGACCGCAAGCTGCGCTTCGACGTCGAGGTGGTCGACGGCGAACGGACGATCGGCGTCGGGACGCACGAGCGGCGCGTCGTCGGCGCCGTCGAGTAG
- a CDS encoding NUDIX hydrolase — MGAEPDADPLRVVACAVVGDDGRLLVVAKHAAPEVHYLPGGKPDAGETELEALIREVDEELGVAVVDPVRFTDVFAEATLERVPMHLVVYTASLDGTPAPAAEIASMRWWPADDGSIGLAPPIEHMVVPRLRAAGALPPAA, encoded by the coding sequence GTGGGCGCTGAGCCCGACGCCGATCCGTTGCGGGTCGTCGCCTGCGCGGTGGTGGGCGACGACGGCCGGCTGCTGGTGGTCGCCAAGCACGCGGCGCCGGAGGTCCACTACCTCCCGGGCGGCAAGCCGGACGCGGGCGAGACCGAGTTGGAGGCCTTGATCCGGGAGGTCGACGAGGAGCTGGGCGTCGCCGTCGTCGATCCGGTGCGCTTCACCGACGTCTTCGCCGAGGCGACGCTGGAACGCGTGCCGATGCACCTCGTCGTCTACACGGCGTCGCTGGACGGCACGCCGGCGCCGGCGGCCGAGATCGCATCGATGCGCTGGTGGCCGGCCGACGACGGCAGCATCGGCCTCGCGCCGCCGATCGAGCACATGGTGGTGCCGCGGCTGCGCGCGGCGGGCGCGCTGCCGCCGGCGGCGTGA